From a single Miscanthus floridulus cultivar M001 chromosome 8, ASM1932011v1, whole genome shotgun sequence genomic region:
- the LOC136472933 gene encoding biotin synthase, mitochondrial-like, with product MAMMLLARNLRSGLRPPLAAAAAAFSSAPAASAAAAEAERAIRDGPRNDWSRPEIQAVYDSPLLDLLFHGAQVHRNTHKFREVQQCTLLSIKTGGCSEDCSYCPQSSRYDTGLKAQKLMNKDAVLEAAKKAKEAGSTRFCMGAAWRETIGRKTNFNQILEYVKEIRGMGMEVCCTLGMIEKQQAEELKKAGLTAYNHNLDTSREYYPNIITTRSYDDRLQTLQHVREAGISICSGGIIGLGEAEEDRVGLLHTLATLPTHPESVPINALVAVKGTPLEDQKPVEIWEMIRMIATARIVMPKAMVRLSAGRVWFSMPEQALCFVAGANSIFAGEKLLTTANNDFDADQAMFKILGLIPKAPSFGEEEAAAPADTERSEQAASM from the exons ATGGCCATGATGCTGCTAGCGCGCAACCTGCGCTCCGGCCTCCGCCCGCcgctcgccgccgcagccgcggCGTTCTCATCGGCCCCCGCGGCTTCGGCggccgcggcggaggcggagCGGGCGATACGGGACGGGCCGCGGAACGACTGGAGCCGGCCCGAGATCCAGGCCGTCTACGACTCCCCGCTCCTCGACCTCCTCTTCCACGGG GCTCAGGTCCACAGAAATACCCATAAATTCAGAGAAGTGCAGCAGTGCACACTTCTTTCAATCAAGACTGGTGGGTGCAGTGAAGATTGTTCTTATTGCCCTCAGTCATCAAGATACGACACTGGATTGAAGGCCCAAAAATTGATGAACAAAGATGCTGTCTTAGAAGCAGCAAAAAAG GCAAAAGAGGCTGGGAGCACCCGTTTTTGCATGGGAGCTGCATGGAGAGAAACCATCGGCAGGAAAACAAACTTCAACCAGATTCTTGAATATGTCAAGGAAATTAG GGGTATGGGCATGGAGGTCTGTTGCACACTGGGCATGATAGAGAAACAACAAGCTGAAGAACTCAAGAAGGCTGGACTTACAGCATATAATCATAACCTAGATACATCAAGAGAGTACTATCCTAATATTATTACCACAAGATCATATGATGATAGACTGCAGACTCTTCAGCATGTTCGTGAAGCTGGAATAAGCATCTGCTCAG GTGGAATCATTGGTCTTGGTGAAGCAGAGGAGGACCGGGTGGGGTTGTTGCATACACTAGCCACCTTGCCTACACACCCAGAGAGTGTTCCTATTAATGCATTGGTTGCTGTAAAAGGCACACCTCTTGAGGACCAGAAG CCTGTAGAGATCTGGGAAATGATCCGCATGATCGCCACTGCTCGGATCGTGATGCCAAAGGCCATGGTGAGGCTTTCAGCAGGCCGAGTATGGTTCTCCATGCCAGAACAAGCGCTCTGCTTCGTTGCCGGTGCCAACTCCATCTTTGCCGGCGAGAAACTTCTCACAACCGCAAATAATGACTTCGACGCTGACCAGGCAATGTTCAAGATCCTTGGCCTAATCCCCAAGGCTCCAAGCTTTGGCGAGGAAGAGGCGGCGGCTCCTGCAGACACCGAGAGGTCTGAGCAAGCTGCTTCGATGTAG